A DNA window from Desulfovibrio intestinalis contains the following coding sequences:
- the zapB gene encoding cell division protein ZapB, with the protein MELLEQLETQVGALLARLDRLKAENARISAESAAMGAEKAALEEENHRLREALENEEQLRTQALTRIDAVLRNIQEHDSVE; encoded by the coding sequence ATGGAACTTCTGGAACAGCTTGAAACACAAGTTGGGGCTCTTTTGGCCAGGCTTGACCGCCTCAAGGCGGAGAACGCGCGTATTAGCGCAGAGTCTGCCGCTATGGGGGCGGAAAAGGCCGCTCTGGAAGAAGAAAACCACAGACTGCGTGAGGCTCTTGAGAATGAAGAACAGCTGCGTACTCAGGCGCTTACGCGCATTGATGCCGTGCTGCGCAACATTCAGGAGCACGACAGCGTAGAGTAG